Proteins found in one Triticum aestivum cultivar Chinese Spring chromosome 4D, IWGSC CS RefSeq v2.1, whole genome shotgun sequence genomic segment:
- the LOC123096282 gene encoding NAC domain-containing protein 71, producing MDHGFDGALQLPPGFRFHPTDEELVMYYLCRKCGGLPIAAPVIAEVDLYKFEPWRLPEKAAGGGPDAKEWYFFSPRDRKYPNGSRPNRAAGTGYWKATGADKPVGSPRPVAIKKALVFYAGKPPKGVKTNWIMHEYRLADVDRSAAARKKSNNALRLDDWVLCRIYNKKGVIERYDTADSDAADVKPAPAPAAKNSRPGQYHAAGPAMKVELSDYGFYQQPSPPATEMLCFDRSGSADRDSNSNHSMPRLHTDSSSSERALSSPSPDFPSDMDYAESQHAAGLAEGWPGDDWGGVIDDDGFVIDGSLIFDPPSPGAFARDAAAFGDMLTYLQKPF from the exons ATGGACCACGGCTTCGACGGCGCGCTCCAGCTGCCCCCGGGGTTCAGGTTCCACCCCACGGACGAGGAGCTGGTGATGTACTACCTGTGCCGCAAGTGCGGCGGCCTGCCCATCGCCGCGCCGGTGATCGCCGAGGTCGACCTGTACAAGTTCGAGCCGTGGCGGTTGCCGGAGAAGGCGGCGGGAGGAGGGCCGGACGCCAAGGAGTGGTACTTCTTCTCGCCGCGCGACCGCAAGTACCCCAACGGGTCGCGGCCGAACCGCGCCGCCGGGACTGGGTACTGGAAGGCCACGGGTGCCGACAAGCCCGTGGGGTCGCCCCGCCCCGTGGCCATCAAGAAGGCCCTCGTCTTCTACGCCGGCAAGCCCCCCAAGGGCGTCAAgaccaactggatcatgcacgagtaccgcctcgccgacgtcgaccgctccgccgccgcccgcaagaAGTCCAACAACGCGCTCAGG CTGGATGACTGGGTGCTCTGCCGAATCTACAACAAGAAGGGCGTCATCGAGCGGTACGACACGGCGGACTCCGACGCCGCCGACGTcaagccggcgccggcgccggctgcCAAGAACTCGCGGCCGGGCCAGTACCACGCTGCTGGGCCGGCGATGAAGGTCGAGCTGTCCGACTACGGGTTCTACCAGCAGCCGTCGCCGCCGGCCACGGAGATGCTCTGCTTCGACCGCTCCGGGTCGGCGGACCGGGACTCGAACTCGAACCACTCCATGCCGCGCCTGCACACGGACTCCAGCTCCTCGGAGCGCGCGCTGTCCTCGCCCTCGCCCGACTTCCCGAGCGACATGGACTACGCGGAGAGCCAGCACGCGGCCGGCCTCGCCGAGGGATGGCCGGGCGACGACTGGGGCGGCGTCATAGACGACGACGGGTTCGTCATCGACGGCTCGCTCATCTTCGACCCGCCGTCGCCGGGCGCCTTCGCCCGCGACGCCGCCGCGTTCGGCGACATGCTCACGTACCTGCAGAAACCGTTCTGA